One genomic window of Garra rufa chromosome 24, GarRuf1.0, whole genome shotgun sequence includes the following:
- the LOC141300384 gene encoding uncharacterized protein — MAEARFSQDELTCPVCLDLLKDPVSIQCGHSYCKSCITSCWDREDQMRVYSCPQCRQIFSPRPALGKNTMLAELVEKLKKTKLPADCDAGAGDVQCDVCTGRKYKAVKSCLVCLNSYCQNHLEQHESFFKGKRHNLIDATGRLQEMICQKHEKVLEVFCRTDQKCICVLCTMDEHKNHDTVSAAAQRTEKQKQLKETQKTFQQRIQQREKDVQQLRETVESHKRSAQTAVEDSERIFTELNCSIERSRSELIRLIRDQEKTAVSRAEEQLERLEQEINDLRRRDDELEQLSHTQDHIQFLQSFQSLSAPPESTDVNDDPFSSRFSYVGLRESVHQLRDKLEDFCKEELKKISDRVTSTNIVPSVRNDFLQCKSGLEAFEKKYDEYGYGSVRPLHATGPFLRIPLPDPLCGLQILGNISPPKLVSVDPPISPRAWSFTPSQDLEMTLVASLSAERVLSEHHPLAGFEWTTLDLNTVNKHLCLSKSNREITHTDTVQSYPDHPDRFDSYSQVLWSSRLLGGVDISVSYKSMSKKGLDDECVFGCNDQSWSLYCSPFRYSFGHDNIWTDLTVESISSRIGVRLSFTSLSSTFMDISLTISCCKVMPSRKVGCRGFVATATARLLKGWDSEDWPSNKLKMTEARLSQDELMCSVCLDLLKDPVSIQCGHSYCKSCITDCWDREDQMRVYSCPQCRQTFSPRPALATNTILAELVEKLKKRKRPADCDAGAGDVQCDVCTGTEHKAVKSCLVCQEFYCQTHFDRHEEFHSRKPHKVIDATGRLQEMICQKHGKHLEMYCITDQQYICQLCKEYEHKNHNTVSGAAQRTEKQKQLKERQKTFQQRIQQREKDVQQLRETVESHKRSAQTAVEDSERIFTELIRSIERSRSELIRLIRDQEKTAVSRAEERLERLEQEINDLRRRDAELEQLSHTQDHIQFLQSFQSLSAPPESTDINYDPFISLIFFDDLKESVHQLRDKLEDFCKEELKKISDRVTSTNIVPRTRNDFLQYSHQLTLDLNTVNKHLRLSESNRVLTHNKTVHSYPDNPERFENWPQVLCRESVCGRCYWELEYSAGISGSVDISVSYKSISRKGQGDECVFGRNDQSWCLYCTPTEYSFGHNNKWTDLPVKSVSSRIGVYVDHSAGTLSFYSVSDTMSLIHTVQTTFTQLLYPGFWVRSGSSVKLFQ, encoded by the exons ggatccagtgagcatccagtgtggacacagttactgtaagagcTGTATTACAAGCTGCTGGGATCGGGAGGATCAGAtgagagtctacagctgccctcagtgcagacagatcttcagtccaagacctgctttaggaaaaaacaccatgctggctgaactggtggagaaactgaagaagaccaaacttcctgctgactgtgacgctggagctggagatgtTCAGTGTGATGTCTGTACTGGAAGAAAATACAAAGCCGTcaagtcctgtctggtgtgtcTGAACTCCTACTGTCAGAATCACcttgaacaacatgagagttTCTTTAAAGGAAAGAGACACAACTTGATTGAtgccactggacgactgcaggagatgatctgccagaaACATGAGAAGGTTCTGGAGGTTTTCTGTCGTACAGACCAGAAATGTATATGTGTGCTGTGTACAATGGATGAACATAAAAACCACGACACTGTATCAGCTGCagcacagaggacagagaaaCAG AAGCAGCTGAAGGAGACGCAGAAGACGTtccagcagagaatccagcagagagagaaagatgttcaGCAGCTGAGAGAGACTGTAgagtctcataag cgctctgcacagacagcagtggaggacagtgagaggatctttactgagctcaactGCTCAattgagagaagccgctctgagctgatacggctgatcagagatcaggaaaagactgcagtgagtcgagctgaagaacaactggagcgactggagcaggagatcaatgatctgaggaggagagacgatgagctggagcagctttcacacacacaggatcacatccagttcctgcag AGTTTCCAGTCTCtctcagcacctcctgaatctaCAGACGTAAATGATGATCCTTTCAGTTCTCGCTTCTCTTATGTTGGTCTGAGAGAATCTGTCCATCAGCTGAGAGACAAACTGGAGGATTTCTGCAAAGAGGAGCTCAAGAAGATCTCAGACAGAG TCACATCCACCAACATTGTTCCCAGCGTCAGGAATGActtcctacaatgtaagtca GGTTTGGAGGCTTTCG AGAAAAAGTATGACGagtatggttacggcagtgttcgccCTCTCCACGCCACAG GCccttttctgagaatccctcttccagacccTCTCTGTGGACTCCAGATCCTTGG gaacataagtccacctaaaCTGGTGTCTGTCGATCCCCCGATTAGCCCGAGGGCATG GAGCTTCACCCCTTCTCAGGACCTTGAGATGACTTTGGTAGCttccctttctgcggaaagggtcctctcagagcacCACCCTCTGGCTGGTTTTG AATGGACCACACTGGATCTGAACACAGTGAATAAACATCTCTGTCTGTCTAAGAGCAACAGAGAGATTACTCACACTGACACAGTCCagtcgtatcctgatcatccagacagatttgatagTTATTCTCAGGTGTTGTGGAGTTCTCGGTTATTAGGTGGTGTggatatatcagtgtcatataagagcatgaGCAAGAAAGGATTGGATGATGAATGTGTGTTTGGatgtaatgatcagtcctggagtttgtacTGCTCTCCCTTCAGATACTCATTTGGACACGATAACATATGGACTGATCTCACTGTAGAGTCCatcagcagtagaataggagt TCGCCTGTCCTTCACCAGCCTCTCGTCCACCTTCATGGACATCTCCTTAACCATCTCATGCTGTAAGGTCATGCCTTCCCGGA AGGTTGGTTGCAGAGGTTTTGTAGCCACAGCAACAGCCAGGCTACTGAAGGGTTGGGACTCAGAGGACTGGCCTTCCAACAAGCT TAAAATGACAGAAGCCAGGCTTTCCCAGGATGAGTTGATGTGTTCagtgtgtctggatctcctgaaggatccagtgagcatccagtgtggacacagttactgtaagagctgtattacagactgctgggatcgggaggatcagatgagagtctacagctgccctcagtgcagacagaccttcagtccaagacctgctttagctaCAAACACCATACTGGCTGAACtggtggagaaactgaagaagaGGAAACGTCCTGCTGACTGTGacgctggagctggagatgtgcagtgtgacgtctgtactggaACAGAACACAAAGCTGTcaagtcctgtctggtgtgtcAGGAATTTTACTGTCAAACTCATTTTGACCGCCATGAGGAATTTCATTCACGTAAGCCACACAAAGTGATTGAtgccactggacgactgcaggagatgatctgccagaaACATGGGAAACATCTGGAAATGTACTGTATTACTGACCAACAATACATTTGTCAGCTGTGTAAAGAATATGAACATAAAAACCACAACACCGTATCAGGTGCagcacagaggacagagaaaCAG AAGCAGCTGAAGGAGAGGCAGAAGACGTtccagcagagaatccagcagagagagaaagatgttcagcagctgagagagactgtggagtctcataag cgctctgcacagacagcagtggaggacagtgagaggatctttactgagctcatccgctccattgagagaagccgctctgagctgatacggctgatcagagatcaggaaaagactgcagtgagtcgagctgaagaacgactggagcgactggagcaggagatcaatgatctgaggaggagagacgctgagctggagcagctttcacacacacaggatcacatccagttcctgcag agtttccagtctctctcagcacctcctgaatcCACAGACATAAATTACGATCCTTTCATTTCTCTAATCTTTTTTGATGACTTGAAAGAATCTGTCCATCAGCTGAGAGACAAACTGGAGGATTTCTGCAAAGAGGAGCTCAAGAAGATCTCAGACAGAG tcacatccaccaacattgttcccaggaccaggaacgacttcctacaat attcccatcagctcactctggatctgaacacagTGAATAAACACCTCCGTCTGTCTGAGAGCAACAGAGTTCTTACTCACAATAAAACAGTCCATTCGTATCCTGATAATCCAGAAAGATTTGAAAATTGGCCTCAGGttttgtgtagagagagtgtgtgtggacgctgttactgggagctggAGTATAGTGCTGGTATATCAGGTAGTGTggatatatcagtgtcatataagagcatcagcaggaagggacagggtgatgagtgtgtgtttggacgtaatgatcagtcctggtgTTTGTACTGCACTCCCACTGAATATTCATTTGGACACAATAACAAATGGACTGATCTCCCTGTAAAGTCCGtcagcagtagaataggagtgtatgtggatcacagtgcaggaactctgtccttctacagcgtctctgacacaatgagcctcatccacacagtccagaccacattcactcagctgctctatcctgggttttggGTTAGGtctggatcatcagtgaaacTATTTCAATGA